One part of the Magallana gigas chromosome 5, xbMagGiga1.1, whole genome shotgun sequence genome encodes these proteins:
- the LOC105321198 gene encoding catenin delta-1 isoform X1 yields the protein MPVGPYDQDSFYLNTPIHTPERTLGNESSSSLLKSVKAQEDQFKRITRELQTERRNHKQYKASPGIMTSFNTTEDSLPWRSPHSLANSRIEDDSFVSPKMNSHLLDSCMRELEDRGTFGTDNMDFDNYAHESSYGGHDPGMYSSDPYGQSYSPHLPNGGQYYQDERSPHGSRVSLHSGGSNRNLSRMDNKLMGQGSMGSLHRVEPSQPHDNYASYSSLSRPQYDDGPPQGSPHSPGTPTRLNGYQDRPYGGGGRYSMASNDSIHRDDPYSGYDPRDGPPRSRGSYDQSPPYSSNQHLTQDPHYPGYPTDDRYGDPQGHDPYGDHMGNDRHGDPHNDSHVSDSFYRDSPDRNNMYPRNGPHHDNYADYPPEDIHDPSYTDDRYRGHPDDSGNYRESPLPRDPGSYRESPLPRDHGNYRESPLPRDNGNYRESPLPRDPGNYRESPLPRDPGNYQESPLPREQGYGDPPEDRFHNMSLIDPQGNYPPDDSYPGNPQNPGYDQRGPDDRYGDEPQTFGDYDDQPYRKHEGLPPVHSDPFADDPFQQQQMMMQRSRTPTSLHDQYDSNPDLRYMPQDDFDPYDGRHGDYAPMMAPNMESHPEFDQSNMSGYNDHPPGQYDDRYSNDGRGTPQRGPYDEDIPRSVAALVNNPPRDQYSDGRQTPSVHGEGNSWRPPDLQEVIDYLSHPNNQVKANAAAYLQHLCFTDQDIKVKTRGLDGIPPLVELLHSDYPEVQKNACGALKNLSYGRGPAGTDNKKAIANAGGITQLIRVLRKAREEEIKELVTGILWNLSSCEDLKPSIIAEGLPDIVSQVIVPYSNWNQRKMMTYEPWTTVYKNATGIIRNLSSANKDNEQKGYDTRNKLRESTHLVKCLIYTLKISRENNDRENKIVENCMCALRNLSFRIQEVTEQDFYKKRTVTLKQRQHPDKETTGCFGGGQKKKGTTAKKGKPDLNQNAEIQLPPGAQEFMGLWQNETVTLYLDILKESSNPVTVEAAVGAIQNLTACYWKFADDARALIRREKALPSLVDLLGQDRDDIVCHSALALRNLAIDDNNKALIGKYALKPIINTLPLEKQKENVPDKTICAAVALLQEVLKNSMDFAQIFVKENGIPRLKFVKFAQGKFLKKTKDHTQRLLETLWEFKSLHQEIVISGLSEQDVKAPPAASRPPDTGLATATNTPYSTMSRGMESHGYDDATLSPGRPMNKPYHASNGGYHGMVQGHSNPAMNVEEPYSYDDRRRGEEVPMRDMGYAPLEDDRRERKTPVGGVPLFPGLQPQQQAQPQSMSHGGEPLYAQVNKNKRRDDLGPGYQVNLSDPASPPGGADSWV from the exons TACAAAGCTTCCCCAGGTATTATGACTAGTTTTAACACCACAGAAGACTCCCTCCCCTGGCGGAGTCCCCACTCCCTAGCCAATTCTAGAATAGAGGACGACAGTTTTGTCTCGCCAAAAATGAACTCCCACCTCTTGGATTCTTGTAT GAGGGAGTTAGAAGATAGAGGCACATTTGG AACGGACAACATGGATTTTGACAATTATGCCCATGAGAGTTCATATGGGGGTCATGACCCTGGGATGTACAGCAGTGACCCCTATGGACAGAGTTACTCCCCTCACCTCCCTAACGGTGGTCAGTATTACCAGGACGAGCGGTCCCCTCATGGATCACGAGTCTCCCTCCACAGTGGCGGTAGTAACAGAAACCTGTCCAGAATG GATAACAAGCTGATGGGCCAGGGGTCGATGGGATCCCTACACAGAGTGGAGCCCTCCCAGCCCCATGACAACTACGCCTCCTACTCCTCGCTGTCTCGCCCCCAGTATGATGACGGTCCACCCCAGGGCTCACCACACAGCCCGGGCACCCCCACAAGGTTAAATGGCTATCAGGATCGGCCATATGGTGGCGGGGGGCGCTACAGTATGGCGTCCAATGATAGCATACACAGAGATGATCCTTACAGTGGTTATGATCCTAG GGATGGCCCTCCACGGAGCAGAGGCAGCTACGACCAGTCTCCCCCCTACAGCAGTAACCAGCACCTGACCCAGGACCCTCACTACCCAGGATACCCCACGGATGACCGCTACGGGGATCCCCAAGGTCACGACCCCTATGGCGATCACATGGGAAACGATCGCCATGGTGATCCCCACAATGACTCTCATGTCAGTGACTCCTTCTATAGAGATTCCCCTGACAGAAATAACATGTATCCAAGGAATGGGCCTCACCATGACAACTATGCAGACTACCCACCAGAAGACATTCATGACCCATCTTACACTGACGACAGATACAGAGGACATCCTGACGATTCAGGCAATTACAGGGAATCTCCTCTTCCTAGGGACCCTGGGAGTTACAGGGAATCCCCATTGCCAAGGGATCATGGGAATTACAGGGAATCCCCATTGCCAAGGGATAATGGAAATTACAGGGAATCTCCATTACCAAGGGATCCTGGAAATTACAGGGAATCTCCATTACCAAGGGATCCTGGAAATTACCAGGAATCCCCTCTCCCCAGAGAACAAGGATATGGAGATCCTCCAGAGGATAGGTTCCACAACATGTCCCTGATTGATCCCCAGGGGAACTATCCCCCGGACGACAGTTACCCTGGTAACCCACAGAACCCCGGCTATGACCAGCGTGGACCAGATGACAGGTATGGAGATGAGCCACAGACATTCGGTGATTACGACGATCAGCCGTACAGGAAACACGAGGGACTTCCTCCTGTTCACAGTGACCCATTCGCGGATGATCCATTCCAGCAGCAGCAGATGATGATGCAGAGAAGTCGCACTCCCACCTCTCTTCATGATCAATATG ATTCTAACCCTGATTTACGGTATATGCCCCAGGATGACTTTGACCCCTATGATGGTCGTCATGGTGACTATGCGCCAATGATGGCCCCAAATATGGAATCCCACCCTGAGTTTGATCAGTCAAATATGA GTGGATATAACGATCATCCGCCAGGGCAGTATGATGATCGCTACAGTAACGACGGGAGGGGGACGCCCCAGAGAGGGCCGTACGATGAGGATATCCCACGGTCAGTCGCGGCCCTGGTCAACAATCCGCCCAGAGATCAATACTCAGATGGGCGGCAGACACCCTCAGTTCACGGAGAAG GTAACAGCTGGCGACCCCCTGACCTACAGGAAGTGATTGATTACCTGAGCCACCCTAACAACCAGGTCAAGGCCAATGCTGCAGCGTACCTACAACATCTCTGTTTCACTGACCAAGATATCAAGGTCAAGACCAG GGGTCTAGATGGAATTCCTCCTCTGGTAGAACTCCTCCACAGTGACTACCCAGAGGTCCAGAAGAACGCGTGTGGGGCGCTGAAGAATCTGTCGTACGGACGGGGACCAGCAGGGACCGATAACAAG AAAGCAATTGCTAATGCTGGAGGAATCACCCAGTTGATTCGAGTTTTACGTAAAGCTCGAGAGGAGGAGATCAAAGAACTTGTAACGGGGATCCTATGGAATCTCTCGTCTTGTGAG GATCTAAAGCCCAGTATCATTGCTGAGGGTCTACCTGACATAGTGAGTCAAGTGATTGTACCGTACTCCAACTGGAACCAGCGGAAGATGATGACCTATGAACCCTGGACCACAGTGTACAAGAACGCGAcgggcatcatcag GAATTTAAGCTCTGCCAATAAAGACAATGAACAAAAGGGCTATGACACGAGGAACAAGTTAAGGGAGAGCACACACCTTGTGAAGTGTCTGATCTACACCCTCAAAATATCCCGCGAAAACAATGACCGTGAAAATAAAATCGTGGAAAACTGCATGTGTGCTTTACGGAATCTCTCATTCAGAATTCAGGAAGTGACGGAACAAGACTTTTATAAGAAACGCACAGTGACCTTAAAACAGAGACAGCATCCAGATAAAG AGACCACTGGGTGCTTTGGTGGAGGTCAAAAGAAGAAAGGAACAACTGCCAAGAAAGGAAAACCTGACCTCAATCAGAA TGCTGAGATACAGCTGCCTCCTGGGGCCCAGGAGTTTATGGGGCTGTGGCAGAATGAGACAGTGACACTGTACCTGGACATCTTGAAGGAGAGCTCTAATCCAGTCACAGTGGAGGCGGCGGTGGGGGCCATACAGAATCTTACTGCCTGCTACTGGAAG TTTGCTGATGATGCCAGAGCACTGATTCGCAGAGAGAAAGCTCTGCCCTCATTGGTGGATTTACTGGGCCAGGACCGGGACGATATCGTCTGTCATTCAGCCCTCGCTCTACGCAATCTGGCCATTGACGACAATAACAAGGCTTTGATAG GTAAATACGCTCTGAAGCCCATTATCAATACCTTACCTCTGGAGAAGCAGAAGGAGAACGTCCCAGACAAAACGATATGTGCTGCTGTAGCGCTGCTACAGGAAGTGCTGAAAAACAGCATGGACTTCGCTCA gatttttgTGAAAGAAAATGGCATTCCAAGATTGAAGTTTGTCAAATTTGCacaaggaaaatttttgaaaaaaaccaAGGATCATACTCAGAGA CTCCTGGAGACTCTTTGGGAATTCAAATCCCTCCATCAAGAAATTGTGATCAGTGGTTTGTCAGAGCAAGATGTCAAGGCCCCTCCAGCGGCCAGCAG ACCCCCTGACACCGGACTCGCCACGGCAACCAACACTCCATACAGTACCATGAGTCGCGGCATGGAGAGCCACGGATACGACGACGCCACGCTGTCTCCAGGTCGACCAATGAACAAGCCCTATCACGCCTCTAATGGGGGCTATCACggcatggttcaaggtcacagTAATCCAGCCATGAACGTGGAgg AGCCCTATTCTTATGATGACAGGAGAAGG GGAGAAGAAGTTCCAATGCGAGACATGGGTTACGCCCCTTTGGAGGATGATCGACGGGAGAGGAAGACCCCTGTCGGAGGAGTCCCCCTCTTTCCAGGGCTGCAGCCT CAACAGCAAGCTCAGCCACAGTCCATGTCACACGGAGGGGAACCTTTGTATGCTCAAGTCAACAAAAACAAACGCAGGGACGACCTCGGGCCCGGGTACCAGGTGAATCTGAGTGATCCAGCCAGCCCGCCAGGGGGCGCTGACTCCTGGGTGTAG
- the LOC105321198 gene encoding splicing regulator ARVCF isoform X4, with amino-acid sequence MPVGPYDQDSFYLNTPIHTPERTLGNESSSSLLKSVKAQEDQFKRITRELQTERRNHKQYKASPGIMTSFNTTEDSLPWRSPHSLANSRIEDDSFVSPKMNSHLLDSCMRELEDRGTFGTDNMDFDNYAHESSYGGHDPGMYSSDPYGQSYSPHLPNGGQYYQDERSPHGSRVSLHSGGSNRNLSRMDNKLMGQGSMGSLHRVEPSQPHDNYASYSSLSRPQYDDGPPQGSPHSPGTPTRLNGYQDRPYGGGGRYSMASNDSIHRDDPYSGYDPRDGPPRSRGSYDQSPPYSSNQHLTQDPHYPGYPTDDRYGDPQGHDPYGDHMGNDRHGDPHNDSHVSDSFYRDSPDRNNMYPRNGPHHDNYADYPPEDIHDPSYTDDRYRGHPDDSGNYRESPLPRDPGSYRESPLPRDHGNYRESPLPRDNGNYRESPLPRDPGNYRESPLPRDPGNYQESPLPREQGYGDPPEDRFHNMSLIDPQGNYPPDDSYPGNPQNPGYDQRGPDDRYGDEPQTFGDYDDQPYRKHEGLPPVHSDPFADDPFQQQQMMMQRSRTPTSLHDQYGGYNDHPPGQYDDRYSNDGRGTPQRGPYDEDIPRSVAALVNNPPRDQYSDGRQTPSVHGEGNSWRPPDLQEVIDYLSHPNNQVKANAAAYLQHLCFTDQDIKVKTRGLDGIPPLVELLHSDYPEVQKNACGALKNLSYGRGPAGTDNKKAIANAGGITQLIRVLRKAREEEIKELVTGILWNLSSCEDLKPSIIAEGLPDIVSQVIVPYSNWNQRKMMTYEPWTTVYKNATGIIRNLSSANKDNEQKGYDTRNKLRESTHLVKCLIYTLKISRENNDRENKIVENCMCALRNLSFRIQEVTEQDFYKKRTVTLKQRQHPDKETTGCFGGGQKKKGTTAKKGKPDLNQNAEIQLPPGAQEFMGLWQNETVTLYLDILKESSNPVTVEAAVGAIQNLTACYWKFADDARALIRREKALPSLVDLLGQDRDDIVCHSALALRNLAIDDNNKALIGKYALKPIINTLPLEKQKENVPDKTICAAVALLQEVLKNSMDFAQIFVKENGIPRLKFVKFAQGKFLKKTKDHTQRLLETLWEFKSLHQEIVISGLSEQDVKAPPAASRPPDTGLATATNTPYSTMSRGMESHGYDDATLSPGRPMNKPYHASNGGYHGMVQGHSNPAMNVEEPYSYDDRRRGEEVPMRDMGYAPLEDDRRERKTPVGGVPLFPGLQPQQQAQPQSMSHGGEPLYAQVNKNKRRDDLGPGYQVNLSDPASPPGGADSWV; translated from the exons TACAAAGCTTCCCCAGGTATTATGACTAGTTTTAACACCACAGAAGACTCCCTCCCCTGGCGGAGTCCCCACTCCCTAGCCAATTCTAGAATAGAGGACGACAGTTTTGTCTCGCCAAAAATGAACTCCCACCTCTTGGATTCTTGTAT GAGGGAGTTAGAAGATAGAGGCACATTTGG AACGGACAACATGGATTTTGACAATTATGCCCATGAGAGTTCATATGGGGGTCATGACCCTGGGATGTACAGCAGTGACCCCTATGGACAGAGTTACTCCCCTCACCTCCCTAACGGTGGTCAGTATTACCAGGACGAGCGGTCCCCTCATGGATCACGAGTCTCCCTCCACAGTGGCGGTAGTAACAGAAACCTGTCCAGAATG GATAACAAGCTGATGGGCCAGGGGTCGATGGGATCCCTACACAGAGTGGAGCCCTCCCAGCCCCATGACAACTACGCCTCCTACTCCTCGCTGTCTCGCCCCCAGTATGATGACGGTCCACCCCAGGGCTCACCACACAGCCCGGGCACCCCCACAAGGTTAAATGGCTATCAGGATCGGCCATATGGTGGCGGGGGGCGCTACAGTATGGCGTCCAATGATAGCATACACAGAGATGATCCTTACAGTGGTTATGATCCTAG GGATGGCCCTCCACGGAGCAGAGGCAGCTACGACCAGTCTCCCCCCTACAGCAGTAACCAGCACCTGACCCAGGACCCTCACTACCCAGGATACCCCACGGATGACCGCTACGGGGATCCCCAAGGTCACGACCCCTATGGCGATCACATGGGAAACGATCGCCATGGTGATCCCCACAATGACTCTCATGTCAGTGACTCCTTCTATAGAGATTCCCCTGACAGAAATAACATGTATCCAAGGAATGGGCCTCACCATGACAACTATGCAGACTACCCACCAGAAGACATTCATGACCCATCTTACACTGACGACAGATACAGAGGACATCCTGACGATTCAGGCAATTACAGGGAATCTCCTCTTCCTAGGGACCCTGGGAGTTACAGGGAATCCCCATTGCCAAGGGATCATGGGAATTACAGGGAATCCCCATTGCCAAGGGATAATGGAAATTACAGGGAATCTCCATTACCAAGGGATCCTGGAAATTACAGGGAATCTCCATTACCAAGGGATCCTGGAAATTACCAGGAATCCCCTCTCCCCAGAGAACAAGGATATGGAGATCCTCCAGAGGATAGGTTCCACAACATGTCCCTGATTGATCCCCAGGGGAACTATCCCCCGGACGACAGTTACCCTGGTAACCCACAGAACCCCGGCTATGACCAGCGTGGACCAGATGACAGGTATGGAGATGAGCCACAGACATTCGGTGATTACGACGATCAGCCGTACAGGAAACACGAGGGACTTCCTCCTGTTCACAGTGACCCATTCGCGGATGATCCATTCCAGCAGCAGCAGATGATGATGCAGAGAAGTCGCACTCCCACCTCTCTTCATGATCAATATG GTGGATATAACGATCATCCGCCAGGGCAGTATGATGATCGCTACAGTAACGACGGGAGGGGGACGCCCCAGAGAGGGCCGTACGATGAGGATATCCCACGGTCAGTCGCGGCCCTGGTCAACAATCCGCCCAGAGATCAATACTCAGATGGGCGGCAGACACCCTCAGTTCACGGAGAAG GTAACAGCTGGCGACCCCCTGACCTACAGGAAGTGATTGATTACCTGAGCCACCCTAACAACCAGGTCAAGGCCAATGCTGCAGCGTACCTACAACATCTCTGTTTCACTGACCAAGATATCAAGGTCAAGACCAG GGGTCTAGATGGAATTCCTCCTCTGGTAGAACTCCTCCACAGTGACTACCCAGAGGTCCAGAAGAACGCGTGTGGGGCGCTGAAGAATCTGTCGTACGGACGGGGACCAGCAGGGACCGATAACAAG AAAGCAATTGCTAATGCTGGAGGAATCACCCAGTTGATTCGAGTTTTACGTAAAGCTCGAGAGGAGGAGATCAAAGAACTTGTAACGGGGATCCTATGGAATCTCTCGTCTTGTGAG GATCTAAAGCCCAGTATCATTGCTGAGGGTCTACCTGACATAGTGAGTCAAGTGATTGTACCGTACTCCAACTGGAACCAGCGGAAGATGATGACCTATGAACCCTGGACCACAGTGTACAAGAACGCGAcgggcatcatcag GAATTTAAGCTCTGCCAATAAAGACAATGAACAAAAGGGCTATGACACGAGGAACAAGTTAAGGGAGAGCACACACCTTGTGAAGTGTCTGATCTACACCCTCAAAATATCCCGCGAAAACAATGACCGTGAAAATAAAATCGTGGAAAACTGCATGTGTGCTTTACGGAATCTCTCATTCAGAATTCAGGAAGTGACGGAACAAGACTTTTATAAGAAACGCACAGTGACCTTAAAACAGAGACAGCATCCAGATAAAG AGACCACTGGGTGCTTTGGTGGAGGTCAAAAGAAGAAAGGAACAACTGCCAAGAAAGGAAAACCTGACCTCAATCAGAA TGCTGAGATACAGCTGCCTCCTGGGGCCCAGGAGTTTATGGGGCTGTGGCAGAATGAGACAGTGACACTGTACCTGGACATCTTGAAGGAGAGCTCTAATCCAGTCACAGTGGAGGCGGCGGTGGGGGCCATACAGAATCTTACTGCCTGCTACTGGAAG TTTGCTGATGATGCCAGAGCACTGATTCGCAGAGAGAAAGCTCTGCCCTCATTGGTGGATTTACTGGGCCAGGACCGGGACGATATCGTCTGTCATTCAGCCCTCGCTCTACGCAATCTGGCCATTGACGACAATAACAAGGCTTTGATAG GTAAATACGCTCTGAAGCCCATTATCAATACCTTACCTCTGGAGAAGCAGAAGGAGAACGTCCCAGACAAAACGATATGTGCTGCTGTAGCGCTGCTACAGGAAGTGCTGAAAAACAGCATGGACTTCGCTCA gatttttgTGAAAGAAAATGGCATTCCAAGATTGAAGTTTGTCAAATTTGCacaaggaaaatttttgaaaaaaaccaAGGATCATACTCAGAGA CTCCTGGAGACTCTTTGGGAATTCAAATCCCTCCATCAAGAAATTGTGATCAGTGGTTTGTCAGAGCAAGATGTCAAGGCCCCTCCAGCGGCCAGCAG ACCCCCTGACACCGGACTCGCCACGGCAACCAACACTCCATACAGTACCATGAGTCGCGGCATGGAGAGCCACGGATACGACGACGCCACGCTGTCTCCAGGTCGACCAATGAACAAGCCCTATCACGCCTCTAATGGGGGCTATCACggcatggttcaaggtcacagTAATCCAGCCATGAACGTGGAgg AGCCCTATTCTTATGATGACAGGAGAAGG GGAGAAGAAGTTCCAATGCGAGACATGGGTTACGCCCCTTTGGAGGATGATCGACGGGAGAGGAAGACCCCTGTCGGAGGAGTCCCCCTCTTTCCAGGGCTGCAGCCT CAACAGCAAGCTCAGCCACAGTCCATGTCACACGGAGGGGAACCTTTGTATGCTCAAGTCAACAAAAACAAACGCAGGGACGACCTCGGGCCCGGGTACCAGGTGAATCTGAGTGATCCAGCCAGCCCGCCAGGGGGCGCTGACTCCTGGGTGTAG